In Persicimonas caeni, a single window of DNA contains:
- a CDS encoding MopE-related protein, producing MFRSSRWTLVYLCFLAAAAAGCSDAGTNRSPLDAGRDAVSDTDFDASDIGPEDGGPDDADRHDAGDVEDTGEDADAESDADAGSGGATARSLSDYRSCNTDSDCPVGLGNCTKEVSLNRQAQDGRSSVQVSEIFDSVSPGEGICTYVCTDDVAACDDLSMNGTTPDAEPHTCQLVFVDAPPYPASAPAFPFDDQLDPAEQELGAAFGALCRPPFGLDEDVDDSLCASCQSTQDCGDEGAICWNFQTGAAADGEAGTCLPSCSDNVDCPGGFVCDVSDDAQNSYCRPVEGTCSNCRDHDADGFGDGRCADDGTTTPHDCDDVNPDAYYAPNDPNHAFPQFCGEFDYNCNGLSDAIEQVGADAFGAEHCTACFDTCSGAVPNGTKTCSTVTSNGNSAPACTPLCDTDANGEPTHADCDGDVSNGCEVTITNPDNLLYADTDGDGRGDLNSPLFLCDPNQNPPTGYVANADDCDDDNAAAYGAGDAGQAAEEVCDGVDNDCDGTVDEPTAIDAQTWYADTDGDGEGDAATSQQACTQPTDYVANADDCDDGDDQRYSTNTETCDTKDNDCNGLVDDGVTTRYFLDADTDGFGDPTNYRDECSQPSGYVLDNTDCDDGDDEKAPNLSEACDQKDNNCDGEVDEGVTTTYYQDFDGDGFGSTHQPVEACSQPSGYVTNADDCFDVHHKIYPGAAELEQNSTACMKDADDDGYGDDLTGVRVGEYGPTQPGTDCQDEYDTAYPGALEICDAYSDGSPIDSNCDGTANEGCPSALSPGTTSTNSTWVPSFPTSSASFECNDGEVLTDIEVKVDTLYFKIAAMRGKCESLDLRDSDGDGIDDETVLSAGRWLLWAGLYRNDSPTTTETLQLGTKPAEVITSLAVEADSVDHIRELTLNASVIDLHLPNDTGTSPATVGLSAGTSDIFGWDASGMTDRLSECPVGTVATGYAASFVLGTNNTPMHALTNLRLRCSNLDLSLIQ from the coding sequence TCGGACGCCGACGCCGGGTCGGGCGGCGCCACCGCGCGCAGCCTGTCGGACTATCGCAGTTGCAATACCGACTCCGATTGCCCGGTCGGGCTGGGCAACTGCACCAAAGAAGTCTCGCTGAACCGCCAGGCTCAGGACGGCCGAAGCAGCGTACAGGTCTCCGAGATCTTCGACTCGGTGAGCCCCGGCGAAGGTATCTGCACGTATGTGTGCACCGACGACGTCGCCGCCTGTGACGACCTGTCGATGAACGGCACCACGCCCGACGCCGAGCCGCACACCTGCCAGCTCGTCTTCGTCGACGCGCCACCCTACCCGGCGAGCGCGCCGGCGTTCCCGTTCGACGACCAGCTCGACCCGGCCGAACAAGAGCTCGGCGCGGCCTTCGGTGCACTTTGCCGCCCCCCCTTCGGCCTCGACGAGGACGTCGACGACAGCCTGTGCGCGAGCTGCCAGAGCACCCAGGACTGCGGCGACGAGGGCGCCATCTGCTGGAATTTCCAGACCGGCGCGGCCGCCGACGGCGAGGCGGGCACCTGCTTGCCGAGCTGCTCTGACAACGTCGACTGCCCCGGCGGCTTCGTGTGCGACGTGAGCGACGACGCCCAAAACAGCTACTGCCGTCCCGTCGAAGGGACCTGCTCGAATTGCCGCGACCATGACGCCGACGGCTTCGGCGACGGACGCTGCGCCGACGACGGCACGACCACGCCGCACGACTGCGACGACGTCAACCCCGACGCCTACTACGCGCCCAATGACCCGAACCATGCCTTCCCGCAGTTCTGCGGCGAGTTCGACTACAACTGCAACGGCCTGTCCGACGCGATCGAGCAGGTCGGCGCCGACGCCTTTGGCGCCGAGCACTGCACGGCCTGCTTCGACACCTGCTCGGGCGCGGTGCCCAACGGCACCAAGACCTGCTCGACGGTCACCTCCAACGGCAATAGCGCCCCGGCGTGCACCCCACTGTGCGACACCGACGCAAACGGCGAGCCGACCCACGCCGACTGTGACGGCGACGTGAGCAACGGCTGCGAGGTCACCATCACCAACCCCGACAACCTCCTGTACGCCGACACTGACGGCGACGGCCGTGGCGACCTGAACTCGCCGCTGTTTTTGTGCGACCCCAACCAGAACCCGCCGACGGGCTACGTCGCCAACGCCGACGACTGCGACGACGACAACGCCGCTGCGTACGGCGCCGGCGACGCAGGTCAGGCCGCTGAAGAGGTGTGCGACGGCGTGGACAACGACTGCGACGGTACCGTAGACGAACCCACGGCGATCGACGCACAGACCTGGTATGCCGACACCGACGGCGACGGCGAAGGCGACGCGGCGACGAGCCAGCAAGCCTGCACGCAGCCGACGGATTACGTCGCCAACGCCGACGACTGCGACGACGGCGACGACCAGCGTTATTCAACCAACACGGAGACGTGCGACACGAAGGACAACGACTGCAACGGCCTCGTCGACGACGGCGTGACCACGCGCTACTTCCTCGACGCCGACACCGATGGCTTCGGCGACCCGACCAATTACCGGGACGAATGCAGCCAACCTTCCGGCTACGTGCTCGACAACACCGACTGCGACGACGGCGACGATGAGAAGGCGCCCAACTTGAGCGAAGCCTGTGACCAAAAGGACAACAACTGCGACGGTGAGGTCGACGAGGGCGTCACCACGACCTATTACCAAGACTTCGACGGAGACGGCTTCGGGTCGACTCACCAACCCGTGGAAGCATGCAGCCAGCCTTCCGGCTACGTGACCAACGCCGACGATTGCTTCGACGTCCACCACAAGATCTACCCGGGGGCGGCCGAGTTGGAGCAGAACTCGACGGCGTGCATGAAAGACGCCGACGATGACGGCTACGGCGACGACTTGACCGGGGTGCGCGTCGGCGAATACGGCCCTACGCAACCGGGCACGGACTGCCAAGACGAGTACGACACCGCCTATCCGGGCGCGCTCGAAATCTGCGACGCATATAGCGACGGTAGCCCCATCGACAGCAACTGCGACGGCACCGCCAACGAGGGCTGCCCGAGCGCCTTGTCTCCGGGCACGACCTCGACCAACTCGACCTGGGTCCCTTCGTTCCCGACCTCGTCGGCCTCATTCGAATGCAACGACGGCGAAGTGCTGACCGATATCGAGGTCAAGGTCGACACCTTGTACTTCAAGATTGCGGCCATGCGCGGCAAGTGCGAGAGCCTCGACTTGCGCGACAGCGACGGGGACGGCATCGACGATGAAACGGTGCTCAGCGCAGGACGTTGGCTCCTATGGGCCGGCCTCTACCGCAACGATAGCCCCACCACCACCGAGACGCTGCAATTGGGCACCAAGCCGGCCGAGGTGATCACCTCGCTGGCCGTCGAGGCAGACAGCGTCGACCATATCCGGGAGTTGACGCTGAACGCATCGGTGATCGACCTGCATCTTCCCAACGATACCGGCACGAGCCCGGCGACTGTCGGGCTGAGCGCAGGCACGAGCGACATCTTCGGCTGGGACGCCTCGGGCATGACCGACCGCCTGAGCGAATGCCCCGTGGGCACGGTGGCGACGGGATACGCCGCGAGCTTCGTGCTCGGCACCAACAACACGCCGATGCACGCGCTGACAAACCTTCGGCTGCGTTGCAGCAACCTCGACTTGAGCCTGATTCAGTAG